From the genome of Dickeya aquatica, one region includes:
- a CDS encoding DUF1481 domain-containing protein — MLFYRRCRCLGLLALTGMQVACSSHSPLPAVFASGYLADRGVVRLWRQDEPQQQLTTLVTVFTPLEGDEIRITRYHFQQGVLREVAEKRTTSPREEVRLRFDQAGTVSYMQRQLPQRRESLSEDDIALYQFDARQRLALSDSLRAGHVLLRQGHWQAGQVTTCEGQSVRPDWDGSAQRWINQQAAQAKGALGIAWLSSPQGTQLLQMAEEDFCRFEPFKEGE; from the coding sequence TTGCTTTTCTACCGCCGCTGCCGCTGTCTCGGGCTGCTGGCGCTAACCGGTATGCAGGTCGCATGCAGTAGTCATTCGCCCCTGCCTGCTGTGTTTGCCAGCGGCTATCTGGCCGATCGCGGGGTGGTTCGCTTGTGGCGTCAGGACGAGCCACAGCAACAGTTAACCACGCTGGTCACGGTTTTTACCCCCCTTGAGGGTGATGAGATTCGCATTACCCGTTATCACTTCCAGCAAGGTGTGCTGCGAGAGGTAGCGGAAAAACGCACGACGTCGCCCCGCGAAGAGGTCAGACTCCGTTTTGACCAGGCCGGAACTGTCAGCTATATGCAGCGTCAGCTTCCTCAGCGTCGAGAGTCACTGTCGGAAGATGATATCGCCTTGTATCAGTTTGATGCCCGCCAGCGGCTGGCATTAAGTGACTCTCTGCGTGCCGGTCATGTCTTGTTGCGACAAGGGCACTGGCAGGCCGGGCAGGTGACAACCTGTGAAGGGCAATCGGTGCGACCAGACTGGGATGGCAGCGCCCAGCGTTGGATAAATCAACAGGCAGCGCAGGCGAAAGGCGCTCTTGGCATCGCCTGGCTGTCGTCGCCGCAAGGCACGCAATTGTTGCAGATGGCCGAAGAGGATTTCTGTCGTTTTGAGCCGTTCAAGGAAGGCGAGTAG
- the purD gene encoding phosphoribosylamine--glycine ligase, which produces MNILIIGNGGREHALAWKAAQSPLADKVYVAPGNAGTALEPTLENVNIAATDIPALLAFARQQDIGLTIVGPEAPLVIGVVDAFRAAGLNIFGPTQAAAQLEGSKAFTKDFLARQHIPTAEYQNFTEVEPALAYVRRIGAPIVIKADGLAAGKGVIVAMTLAEAENAVTDMLAGNAFGDAGHRIVVEEFLDGEEASFIVMVDGEHVLPMATSQDHKRVGDKDTGPNTGGMGAYSPAPVVTDTVHQRVMEQIIWPTVRGMAAEGNVYTGFLYAGLMISPDGQPKVIEFNCRFGDPETQPIMLRMKSDLVALCLAACEGSLDKQHSEWDERPSLGVVLAAGGYPADYRTGDVISGLPEQDAADGKVFHAGTTMKGHDVVTNGGRVLCVTALGESVAAAQQRAYALASTIHWEGSFCRSDIGYRAIAREQQG; this is translated from the coding sequence ATGAATATCTTAATTATTGGTAATGGTGGCCGCGAGCACGCACTGGCCTGGAAAGCCGCCCAGTCTCCGTTGGCTGATAAAGTCTATGTTGCGCCGGGTAATGCGGGCACCGCGCTCGAGCCAACGCTTGAGAACGTGAATATCGCCGCAACGGACATCCCGGCGCTGCTGGCATTTGCCCGCCAGCAGGATATCGGCCTGACCATTGTCGGCCCGGAAGCACCGCTGGTCATCGGTGTGGTGGATGCGTTTCGCGCCGCCGGTCTGAACATTTTTGGCCCGACACAGGCAGCGGCACAGTTGGAAGGCTCCAAAGCCTTTACCAAAGACTTTTTAGCGCGCCAGCATATTCCCACTGCGGAATACCAGAACTTCACCGAGGTAGAACCCGCGCTGGCCTACGTTCGGCGCATCGGTGCACCGATTGTTATCAAAGCCGATGGTCTGGCCGCCGGTAAAGGCGTCATTGTCGCCATGACACTGGCAGAGGCGGAAAACGCCGTCACGGATATGCTGGCTGGCAATGCCTTTGGCGATGCCGGTCATCGCATTGTGGTGGAAGAGTTCCTTGACGGCGAAGAAGCCAGCTTCATTGTGATGGTAGACGGCGAGCATGTACTGCCGATGGCCACCAGTCAGGATCACAAACGCGTGGGCGACAAAGATACCGGCCCGAACACCGGCGGTATGGGTGCTTACTCACCGGCACCGGTGGTGACGGATACCGTTCACCAGCGGGTCATGGAGCAGATTATTTGGCCAACCGTGCGCGGCATGGCGGCGGAGGGCAACGTCTACACGGGTTTCCTGTACGCCGGTCTGATGATTTCGCCTGACGGCCAGCCCAAGGTTATCGAGTTCAACTGCCGCTTTGGCGACCCGGAAACCCAGCCGATTATGCTGCGCATGAAATCCGACCTGGTTGCGCTGTGCCTTGCGGCTTGTGAAGGCTCGCTTGATAAGCAGCATTCTGAATGGGATGAGCGCCCGTCACTGGGCGTGGTGCTGGCAGCAGGCGGTTACCCGGCCGATTACCGTACCGGTGATGTGATTTCCGGTCTGCCTGAACAGGATGCCGCTGACGGTAAAGTGTTCCATGCCGGAACGACGATGAAAGGTCACGATGTTGTGACCAACGGCGGGCGTGTATTGTGCGTAACCGCGTTAGGTGAAAGTGTTGCCGCTGCCCAGCAGCGCGCCTATGCACTGGCGAGCACCATTCACTGGGAAGGCAGTTTCTGCCGCAGTGACATTGGCTATCGCGCCATCGCCCGTGAGCAACAAGGCTAA
- the purH gene encoding bifunctional phosphoribosylaminoimidazolecarboxamide formyltransferase/IMP cyclohydrolase produces MQQRRPIRRALLSVSDKAGIVEFAQALSQRGVELLSTGGTARLLADAGLPVTEVSDYTGFPEMMDGRVKTLHPKVHGGILGRRGQDDAIMTQHNIQPIDMVVVNLYPFAQTVAKADCTLEDAVENIDIGGPTMVRSAAKNHNDVAIVVKSGDYSAIIAEMDANEHSLTYKTRFDLAIKAFEHTAAYDSMIANYFGSNVPAYHGDTTEPSGRFPRTLNLNFIKKQDMRYGENSHQQAAFYIEEHIAEASVATAQQLQGKALSYNNIADTDAALECVKEFAEPACVIVKHANPCGVAVGDSILDAYERAYKTDPTSAFGGIIAFNRELDEATAQAIISRQFVEVIIAPSASEAALKVTAAKQNVRVLTCGTWQQRVPGLDFKRVNGGLLVQDRDLGMVESAQLRVVTERQPTEAELRDALFCWKVAKFVKSNAIVYARDKMTIGIGAGQMSRVYSAKIAGIKAGDEGLEVKGSVMASDAFFPFRDGIDAAAAVGITCVIQPGGSIRDDEVIAAANEHGIAMLFTDMRHFRH; encoded by the coding sequence ATGCAACAACGTCGTCCTATCCGTCGTGCTTTACTCAGCGTGTCTGACAAAGCCGGTATCGTTGAATTTGCCCAGGCGCTGTCGCAGCGTGGCGTCGAGCTGCTGTCTACCGGTGGTACGGCTCGTCTGCTGGCTGATGCGGGTTTGCCAGTAACCGAAGTATCCGATTACACCGGCTTTCCTGAAATGATGGACGGACGCGTGAAAACACTGCATCCCAAAGTGCATGGCGGCATTCTGGGCCGCCGTGGTCAGGATGATGCCATCATGACCCAACACAACATCCAGCCCATCGACATGGTGGTCGTCAATCTTTACCCGTTTGCCCAGACTGTCGCTAAAGCCGATTGCACCTTAGAAGACGCGGTAGAAAACATTGATATCGGCGGGCCGACCATGGTGCGCTCCGCTGCCAAGAACCATAATGATGTGGCTATCGTCGTCAAGAGCGGCGACTACAGCGCTATCATCGCGGAGATGGATGCCAACGAGCACTCCCTGACTTACAAAACCCGGTTTGATCTGGCTATCAAAGCCTTCGAGCACACGGCGGCGTATGACAGTATGATAGCCAACTACTTTGGCAGCAACGTTCCGGCCTATCACGGCGACACCACAGAGCCTTCTGGTCGTTTCCCTCGCACGCTAAACCTGAACTTCATCAAAAAGCAGGACATGCGTTACGGCGAGAACAGCCACCAGCAGGCCGCCTTCTATATAGAAGAGCACATTGCAGAAGCCTCTGTGGCAACCGCGCAGCAGTTGCAGGGCAAAGCGCTCTCTTACAACAACATCGCCGATACCGATGCGGCCCTTGAGTGCGTTAAAGAGTTTGCTGAACCGGCCTGTGTGATTGTGAAGCACGCGAACCCTTGCGGCGTGGCCGTTGGCGATTCGATTCTGGACGCCTATGAGCGCGCCTATAAAACCGACCCGACCTCAGCCTTCGGCGGCATTATCGCCTTTAACCGCGAACTGGATGAAGCCACGGCGCAGGCCATCATCAGCCGCCAGTTTGTGGAAGTGATCATCGCACCGTCTGCCAGCGAAGCAGCCCTGAAAGTCACCGCGGCCAAACAGAATGTGCGCGTGCTGACCTGTGGCACATGGCAACAGCGTGTGCCGGGGCTGGATTTCAAACGCGTTAATGGTGGATTGCTGGTACAAGACCGGGATTTGGGCATGGTGGAAAGCGCACAGCTGCGTGTTGTCACCGAGCGCCAGCCAACCGAAGCCGAGCTGCGCGATGCGTTGTTCTGCTGGAAAGTGGCAAAGTTTGTGAAATCCAACGCGATTGTGTATGCCCGAGACAAGATGACTATCGGCATTGGTGCCGGTCAGATGAGCCGGGTGTATTCGGCGAAAATTGCGGGCATTAAAGCCGGTGATGAAGGGCTTGAGGTGAAAGGCTCGGTCATGGCATCCGATGCGTTTTTCCCGTTCCGTGACGGTATCGATGCCGCCGCCGCCGTTGGTATCACATGTGTGATTCAACCTGGCGGTTCCATTCGTGATGACGAAGTCATCGCGGCGGCCAACGAGCACGGCATCGCCATGCTGTTTACCGACATGCGCCACTTCCGCCACTAA
- a CDS encoding DeoR family transcriptional regulator: MQITEKNVLGTSERREKIMQQLRTNGSVQVNELASHYQVSTVTIRNDLAFLEKQGVAVRAYGGALLCEPSQTVPERTIADKSVLNTPVKQRIGALAATLIYPGCRVILDSGTTTLEVARHLQAHQDILVMTNGMNVANALLDAEGVELLMTGGHLRRKSLSFYGAQAEQALQNYHFDMLFLGVDGIDLERGISTHHEDEARLNRCMCQVAEKIVVVTDSSKFCRLSLHRIVETPRIHTLITDDALPTDILNGLRHAGIEVLLVPADAE, encoded by the coding sequence ATGCAAATAACTGAAAAAAATGTGCTCGGCACCAGCGAGCGGCGGGAGAAAATCATGCAGCAACTGCGCACGAATGGCAGTGTGCAGGTCAATGAGTTAGCCAGTCATTATCAGGTGTCTACCGTTACCATTCGTAATGATCTGGCGTTTCTGGAAAAACAGGGCGTGGCGGTACGTGCTTATGGCGGTGCGCTGTTGTGCGAACCCAGCCAAACCGTACCCGAGCGCACCATTGCTGATAAAAGTGTGCTCAACACACCGGTCAAACAGCGAATAGGGGCGCTGGCAGCAACACTTATTTACCCAGGGTGCCGCGTCATTCTTGATTCAGGGACAACAACACTCGAGGTGGCACGGCATCTACAGGCTCATCAGGATATTTTGGTGATGACCAACGGCATGAATGTCGCCAATGCATTGTTGGACGCTGAAGGAGTCGAATTACTGATGACAGGTGGGCACCTGCGCCGTAAATCGCTCTCGTTTTATGGCGCACAAGCGGAACAAGCCCTGCAAAACTACCATTTTGACATGCTATTTCTCGGTGTGGATGGTATTGACCTTGAGCGGGGGATCAGCACCCACCATGAGGATGAAGCGCGACTTAATCGTTGCATGTGTCAGGTTGCAGAAAAAATCGTGGTCGTTACCGACTCCAGTAAATTCTGCCGACTCAGTCTGCACAGAATCGTTGAAACTCCACGCATTCACACCCTGATAACCGATGATGCTTTACCGACAGATATTCTGAATGGTTTGAGACATGCGGGTATTGAGGTTTTATTGGTTCCAGCTGACGCTGAATAA
- the kbaZ gene encoding tagatose-bisphosphate aldolase subunit KbaZ: protein MKLMKSLIERHKQGESIGIYAVCSAHPLVLEAAFRLAAQRNELLLVEATSNQVDQFGGYTGMTPADFRDRLYQLAAECHFPVHRLILGGDHLGPNRWQGEPAELAMAHAEELIASYVRAGFKKIHLDCSMSCQGDPLPLTDEWVAERAARLARVAEQTCQAEFGCCDLLYVIGTEVPVPGGAHEALAEVAVTTPQAAHHTLEAHRQAFIHAGLDAIWPRVIALVVQPGVEFDHTHVVDYQPEKAARLSAALDEYPHMVFEAHSTDYQTPQAYRQLVCDHFAILKVGPALTFALREALFALAAIEEELVVARSCSGLRQVMEEAMLDRPEFWRSHYQGSANSCRLARGYSYSDRIRYYWPDARAEACYARLLNNLAAAPIPLPLLSQHLPLQYHKVRQGRLSATSHDLILDQVQEVLRHYACACSPQLDPVV, encoded by the coding sequence ATGAAATTAATGAAGTCATTAATCGAAAGGCATAAACAGGGCGAATCCATAGGGATATACGCTGTCTGTTCTGCTCATCCCTTGGTGCTGGAAGCCGCTTTCCGACTTGCCGCACAAAGGAATGAGCTGTTGCTGGTCGAGGCGACGTCTAATCAGGTAGACCAATTCGGTGGTTATACCGGCATGACTCCGGCTGATTTTCGTGACCGTCTTTATCAACTCGCTGCGGAGTGTCACTTCCCTGTTCATCGTCTTATTTTGGGTGGCGATCACCTCGGTCCCAACCGCTGGCAGGGAGAGCCGGCTGAATTGGCTATGGCTCATGCCGAAGAGTTAATCGCCAGTTATGTTCGTGCCGGGTTCAAAAAGATTCATCTTGATTGCAGCATGTCTTGCCAGGGTGATCCGTTACCTCTGACAGATGAGTGGGTTGCAGAGCGTGCCGCACGCCTGGCGCGCGTTGCCGAACAGACCTGTCAGGCTGAGTTTGGATGTTGCGATCTGCTGTATGTGATTGGCACAGAAGTGCCCGTACCTGGTGGGGCGCATGAAGCGCTGGCAGAGGTGGCTGTGACGACACCACAGGCGGCACACCACACTCTTGAAGCCCACCGGCAGGCGTTCATTCACGCCGGGCTAGACGCTATCTGGCCACGGGTGATTGCTTTGGTGGTACAACCGGGCGTCGAGTTTGATCACACTCATGTCGTTGATTATCAGCCCGAGAAAGCAGCCCGGCTGAGCGCTGCGCTTGATGAGTATCCGCACATGGTATTCGAGGCGCATTCTACCGATTATCAAACGCCACAAGCCTATCGTCAGCTGGTTTGCGACCATTTCGCCATTCTCAAGGTTGGCCCGGCGCTGACATTTGCACTGCGTGAAGCGTTATTCGCGCTTGCGGCGATTGAAGAGGAGTTGGTGGTCGCCAGGTCGTGTTCAGGCCTGCGTCAGGTCATGGAAGAGGCCATGCTAGATCGCCCCGAATTTTGGCGTAGCCATTATCAGGGCAGCGCCAATTCATGCCGCCTGGCGCGCGGCTATAGCTATTCAGACCGCATTCGCTACTACTGGCCTGACGCTCGGGCAGAGGCGTGCTATGCCAGGCTGCTAAACAATTTGGCCGCGGCACCTATCCCTTTGCCGCTGCTTAGCCAGCACTTGCCCTTGCAGTATCACAAGGTGCGCCAGGGCAGGCTATCGGCTACCTCTCATGACCTCATTCTCGATCAGGTACAGGAAGTGTTACGGCACTATGCCTGTGCCTGTTCGCCGCAACTTGACCCTGTAGTGTAA
- a CDS encoding SIS domain-containing protein, whose translation MILGYSVEALRTANGLATAREIYQQPAAWCETLTMVAEHRKTLDRFLAPLLSYGNLRVILTGAGTSAFAGRALAPYLAAALNARVEAIATTDIVTDPAEYLAQDCPTLLISFARSGNSPESVAAVELASQLLSHCYHLVLTCNGEGKLYQRCLQEPHSLALLMPAQTHDRSFAMTSSLTSMMLSCLAVFLPQRFSQQRCAQLAVAGEAILQQAVQCVPRWNGPMAQRVIYLGSGSLQGIAQEAALKLLELTAGRVVAMFDSPTGFRHGPKSVVNEQTLIVLFISNDPYTRQYDLDLLRELRTDAQAARVVAIADRHDSRIEEGEHLYLPETLQGDDAQLAFCYLLYAQFYAFHTALSLGIGPDNPCPGGHVNRVVQGVKIYPHERHNDEAMRRKQAEGKLLSI comes from the coding sequence ATGATCCTTGGTTATTCAGTCGAGGCATTACGTACTGCCAATGGCCTTGCGACAGCCCGTGAAATTTACCAGCAACCGGCTGCCTGGTGCGAAACGCTGACGATGGTGGCGGAGCATCGCAAGACGCTGGATCGCTTCCTTGCGCCGTTGCTGTCTTATGGCAATCTGCGCGTGATCCTGACCGGTGCGGGGACATCGGCTTTTGCCGGGCGGGCGCTGGCTCCCTATCTGGCCGCCGCCCTGAATGCGCGTGTTGAGGCGATAGCGACTACCGATATTGTCACCGACCCGGCAGAGTATCTGGCTCAGGACTGCCCTACGTTGCTCATCTCGTTCGCCCGTTCCGGCAATAGCCCGGAAAGTGTGGCTGCCGTTGAGCTTGCCAGCCAACTGCTTAGCCACTGCTACCATCTTGTGCTGACCTGCAACGGCGAGGGCAAGCTCTATCAGCGTTGCCTGCAAGAGCCGCATTCGCTGGCGCTGTTGATGCCAGCCCAAACCCATGACCGCAGTTTTGCCATGACCAGTAGCCTGACCAGCATGATGCTGAGTTGTCTGGCGGTCTTTCTGCCGCAGCGGTTTAGCCAGCAACGTTGTGCACAATTGGCGGTAGCTGGTGAGGCTATCTTGCAACAAGCGGTTCAGTGCGTACCGCGCTGGAATGGCCCAATGGCCCAGCGGGTTATCTATCTTGGCAGCGGTAGTCTGCAAGGCATTGCACAGGAAGCGGCCTTAAAACTGCTGGAGCTGACCGCAGGGCGCGTGGTGGCGATGTTTGATTCGCCAACCGGGTTTCGCCACGGCCCCAAGTCTGTGGTGAACGAACAGACGCTGATTGTGTTGTTTATCTCCAATGATCCCTACACCCGTCAATATGACCTGGATTTGCTGCGCGAGTTACGCACTGACGCACAGGCTGCTCGCGTAGTGGCGATAGCCGACAGGCACGATAGCCGCATCGAGGAAGGTGAGCACCTCTACCTGCCCGAAACCCTGCAAGGGGACGATGCCCAACTGGCATTTTGTTACCTGCTGTACGCCCAGTTCTATGCCTTCCACACCGCCTTAAGCCTGGGAATTGGCCCTGATAATCCGTGCCCTGGCGGGCACGTTAACCGGGTGGTGCAAGGGGTGAAAATTTACCCGCATGAACGCCACAATGATGAGGCAATGCGCAGGAAGCAGGCCGAAGGGAAATTGCTATCAATTTGA
- the agaF gene encoding PTS galactosamine/N-acetylgalactosamine transporter subunit IIA: protein MLGIIISGHGAFASGMAKAVEQVLGEQPNVAVIDFPESSTTSTLTLQFEAALAALEQGDGVVFLTDLLGGTPFRVASLLAMAAPKREVITGINLQLLLEMLLERDALSASEFRVQALACGHRGLTSLADEIRKESQSQACLAEEGI, encoded by the coding sequence ATGCTGGGCATCATCATCAGTGGTCATGGCGCGTTTGCCAGTGGAATGGCAAAAGCGGTGGAGCAGGTTTTGGGTGAGCAGCCCAATGTCGCGGTGATTGATTTTCCTGAATCATCGACCACCAGCACGTTAACGCTGCAATTTGAAGCAGCGCTTGCTGCGCTGGAGCAAGGGGACGGTGTGGTATTCCTCACGGATTTACTGGGCGGAACCCCCTTTCGTGTGGCTTCGCTGTTAGCGATGGCGGCACCCAAACGTGAAGTGATAACCGGGATCAATCTTCAGCTATTACTGGAGATGCTGTTAGAACGTGATGCGTTGAGTGCCAGTGAGTTTCGCGTCCAGGCGCTGGCATGCGGACACCGTGGATTGACCTCTCTGGCGGATGAAATACGCAAAGAAAGCCAGTCACAGGCGTGTCTGGCGGAGGAGGGGATTTGA
- the nagA gene encoding N-acetylglucosamine-6-phosphate deacetylase, giving the protein MVAQIRARRLLTEQGWLEHQQLTFVDGIITAIDPIRDGSPARDVDLLVPALIDGHVHGAVGVDVMDNTRDALRTLSLAKAAEGVGAFLATTVTAPLDQIEHTLSRVADGVQAGMPGAQLLGSYLEGPYFTPENKGAHDPALFRELNIAELDRLQRCARGTLRVVALAPEKPHALEAIRHLSATGVRVMLGHSAADHDTTREALSAGATGLVHCFNGMRGLHHREPGMVGAGLMHPFAWLELIADGHHVHPSVLRLCHCCAHDRLLLITDAMRAAGMPDGHYLLGNYRVEMKEGVVRTEAGGLAGSTLNLLGAVRNMVHLAGVTLADAIHMASLAPARMLGIADRLGSLAVGKQANVLALSVDLHQQHIWVAGQAIDPACFSAVFSRACVNSDNGAQESLCI; this is encoded by the coding sequence ATGGTTGCTCAAATCCGTGCCCGCCGCCTGCTGACTGAGCAAGGATGGCTGGAGCACCAACAGCTTACCTTTGTCGATGGGATTATCACCGCGATTGATCCCATCAGGGATGGCAGCCCGGCGCGAGATGTTGATTTGCTGGTGCCTGCGCTGATCGATGGGCATGTGCATGGCGCGGTCGGTGTCGATGTGATGGATAACACGCGTGATGCGCTCAGGACGTTATCGCTGGCTAAAGCGGCTGAAGGTGTCGGCGCATTTCTGGCGACAACGGTTACCGCTCCTTTAGATCAGATAGAACACACCCTCAGCAGAGTTGCGGATGGGGTGCAAGCCGGTATGCCGGGGGCGCAACTGCTTGGCAGTTATCTGGAAGGCCCCTACTTCACGCCGGAAAATAAAGGGGCTCATGATCCTGCACTGTTTCGTGAACTGAATATTGCCGAGCTGGACAGGTTACAACGGTGCGCACGGGGCACTCTGAGAGTCGTTGCGCTGGCCCCGGAAAAACCACATGCCCTTGAGGCGATTCGTCATCTGAGCGCCACTGGCGTTCGGGTCATGTTGGGGCATTCCGCCGCCGATCATGACACGACCAGGGAGGCATTGTCAGCGGGCGCGACAGGCCTGGTGCACTGTTTTAATGGTATGCGTGGCCTACACCATCGTGAGCCGGGCATGGTGGGGGCCGGCCTGATGCATCCATTTGCCTGGCTGGAGCTGATTGCCGATGGTCATCATGTGCATCCCAGTGTTCTTCGGCTCTGCCACTGTTGTGCCCACGATCGCCTGTTGCTCATCACCGATGCGATGCGTGCCGCCGGTATGCCGGATGGGCACTATCTGCTGGGCAATTACCGCGTGGAGATGAAAGAAGGGGTTGTACGTACCGAGGCCGGTGGGCTGGCGGGCAGTACCCTTAACCTGCTCGGTGCGGTGCGCAACATGGTTCATCTGGCGGGTGTGACGCTTGCCGATGCCATTCATATGGCCTCGCTGGCACCGGCTCGTATGCTCGGTATTGCCGACCGGCTGGGATCGCTGGCGGTTGGCAAGCAGGCTAACGTGCTCGCGCTGAGTGTCGATCTGCATCAGCAACATATTTGGGTTGCGGGGCAGGCTATCGACCCTGCCTGCTTTTCTGCTGTTTTTTCCAGAGCTTGCGTCAACAGCGACAATGGCGCACAGGAGTCACTATGTATCTGA
- a CDS encoding tagatose bisphosphate family class II aldolase, with protein MYLISSHEMLKDARRRGYAIPAFNIHNLETVQVVARTAARLCSPVILAGTPGTYRHAGVEYLISICQAAAQEHRIPLVLHLDHHEDEQDIRHKIEAGIHSAMIDASHFPFEENIEKVQRVVSFCHRMGASVEAELGQLGGQEDDLMVDAAQANFTDPLKAAEFVRRTGIDSLAVAIGTAHGLYKAQPRLDFARLAEIRTQVDIPLVLHGASGVAEADVRRCIGLGVCKVNVATELKIAFADAMKAFLSRHPDASDPRQYLVPAMTAMEDVVEAKIRMCMSDNKL; from the coding sequence ATGTATCTGATCTCTTCCCATGAAATGCTCAAAGATGCCAGGCGTCGTGGTTACGCTATTCCTGCCTTCAATATTCATAATCTGGAAACCGTACAGGTAGTCGCGCGCACTGCGGCGCGTCTGTGTTCACCGGTTATTCTCGCCGGTACACCAGGCACCTATCGTCATGCGGGCGTCGAATACCTCATCTCGATTTGTCAGGCGGCGGCGCAGGAACACCGTATTCCGCTGGTACTGCATCTGGATCACCACGAGGACGAGCAGGATATTCGCCACAAAATCGAAGCGGGCATTCATTCCGCCATGATTGATGCTTCCCACTTTCCCTTTGAAGAGAACATCGAGAAAGTGCAGCGCGTTGTTAGCTTTTGCCACCGTATGGGAGCCAGTGTTGAAGCGGAACTCGGCCAGCTTGGCGGCCAGGAAGACGATCTGATGGTGGATGCCGCCCAGGCAAACTTTACCGATCCGCTCAAGGCGGCCGAGTTTGTGCGCCGTACCGGCATTGATTCGCTGGCTGTGGCGATTGGTACGGCGCATGGGTTGTATAAAGCGCAACCGCGTCTTGATTTTGCGCGTCTGGCTGAGATTCGCACGCAGGTGGATATTCCTCTGGTGCTGCATGGCGCGTCCGGCGTGGCTGAGGCTGACGTGCGGCGTTGTATCGGCCTTGGGGTTTGCAAAGTCAATGTGGCAACCGAACTGAAAATAGCCTTTGCCGATGCCATGAAAGCCTTTCTCAGCCGCCACCCTGATGCCAGCGATCCACGCCAATATCTGGTACCGGCAATGACGGCAATGGAAGACGTGGTGGAGGCGAAAATTCGTATGTGTATGAGTGATAACAAATTATAA
- the agaV gene encoding PTS N-acetylgalactosamine transporter subunit IIB, whose translation MPNIVYTRIDERGLHGQVAVGHGPHSGCNLILFANDAVAQDPAQQALAKMSAGEFDTRFFSLQKTIDIIHKAADHQKIFILVRTPQDALTLVKGGVPIKKINIGNMHYKEGKEQIHATVSLDERDKNAFRELVSLGVSCTIQRNPSDIPINIEQYL comes from the coding sequence ATGCCGAATATTGTCTATACCCGAATTGATGAGCGAGGATTACATGGTCAGGTTGCCGTAGGCCATGGGCCGCACTCTGGATGTAATCTGATTCTTTTTGCTAATGACGCTGTTGCACAAGACCCGGCACAGCAGGCATTAGCAAAAATGTCAGCCGGTGAATTTGATACGCGCTTTTTTAGCCTGCAAAAAACGATAGATATTATTCATAAAGCAGCCGACCACCAGAAAATATTTATCCTGGTTCGCACCCCACAAGACGCATTAACGCTGGTGAAAGGCGGTGTGCCGATTAAAAAAATAAATATTGGGAACATGCACTACAAGGAAGGAAAAGAGCAAATTCATGCGACGGTTTCGTTAGATGAACGTGACAAAAATGCATTCAGGGAATTGGTTAGTCTGGGGGTGTCCTGCACGATTCAGCGTAACCCATCAGATATACCAATAAATATTGAACAATACTTATAA